The following proteins are encoded in a genomic region of Gossypium hirsutum isolate 1008001.06 chromosome D05, Gossypium_hirsutum_v2.1, whole genome shotgun sequence:
- the LOC107905591 gene encoding uncharacterized protein, with amino-acid sequence MPEWVQIAVAAVGVGILLMLLVVFILRCCYRKDNIDDNRAVVGTGNLQDGISRLHQPSLHHHHQVDLDIKRRGNYYVFRRGVSAKPLFNWADHPSLITDAVENGWSRFGFTRYTSSPSTRSSLLGLCAAGDHGRGNDVEVNWEVCQGSVDFMQKIRLNSGSKKGTLSHHSMEAASVIRTALPLPGPPLGNSAFPQEAYFEITILYCPGDNRESSGKLSEGEKTKLIQENSNSKASSESLVHAIGGHDFNTIDELKLATIDDGKGEAVMLSVGLTAGDSLPLKLPGSYPGSIGFNSDGSVYLDGIKLVFESEKEEWGKTEKVIGCGFDPRQKKVYFTLDSELVRVINCKTEEFGSPLYPTLAANDDVLVLVNFGQSAFAYGPANGQRTPNPCFIGPLVNSPAAALGYEDSKELFSMGRIDSQWFNRSTTKGSHNNGTNYYSTSEFDEESEADLFEIILDSNGRSPNSVL; translated from the exons ATGCCTGAATGGGTTCAAATAGCGGTAGCAGCGGTGGGCGTCGGAATCCTTTTGATGCTTTTGGTTGTGTTTATACTTCGGTGTTGTTACCGTAAAGATAATATTGACGACAACAGGGCTGTTGTTGGGACTGGAAATTTGCAAGACGGGATTTCTAGACTTCACCAGCCGAgtctgcatcatcatcatcaggtTGATTTAGATATCAAGAGAAGAGGGAATTACTATGTTTTCCGACGTGGGGTTTCGGCAAAACCTTTGTTCAATTGGGCTGATCATCCATCTCTCATCACCGATGCAGTTGAAAACGGATGGTCTCGTTTTGGCTTCACAAGATACACGTCGTCTCCATCTACGAGGTCTAGCCTGTTGGGATTATGTGCAGCCGGTGACCATGGAAGAGGGAACGATGTAGAGGTGAACTGGGAAGTATGCCAAGGATCGGTAGATTTCATGCAGAAGATTAGGCTAAATTCCGGATCAAAGAAAGGGACTTTAAGCCATCATTCTATGGAGGCAGCATCTGTTATTAGAACAGCTTTGCCTTTGCCAGGGCCTCCTTTGGGGAACTCTGCCTTCCCTCAAGAGGCCTATTTCGAGATCACGATTTTATACTGTCCTGGAGATAATCGTGAGTCAAGCGGCAAACTAAGCGAAGGTGAGAAGACAAAACTCATCCAAGAAAACTCGAACTCGAAAGCAAGTTCAGAATCTTTGGTCCATGCTATTGGCGGTCATGATTTTAACACGATTGACGAATTAAAGCTTGCTACTATAGATGATGGGAAAGGTGAAGCAGTAATGTTATCAGTGGGACTAACTGCAGGAGACTCTCTTCCTTTGAAGCTTCCTGGTAGTTATCCAGGATCCATTGGTTTCAATTCGGATGGTTCTGTCTATCTAGATG GGATTAAACTAGTGTTTGAATCAGAGAAAGAAGAGTGGGGGAAAACAGAGAAGGTGATAGGTTGCGGGTTCGATCCTAGGCAAAAGAAAGTGTATTTCACATTAGATTCGGAGCTGGTACGTGTAATAAATTGCAAGACTGAGGAATTTGGATCACCCCTTTATCCAACTCTTGCTGCAAACGATGATGTTCTGGTCCTTGTTAATTTCGGACAAAGTGCCTTCGCATATGGCCCCGCAAATGGACAACGGACACCAAATCCATGCTTCATTGGCCCTCTCGTAAACTCCCCTGCCGCTGCTCTCGGCTATGAAGACAGCAAAGAACTGTTTTCGATGGGAAGAATTGATTCCCAATGGTTTAACAGAAGCACAACAAAAGGCAGCCACAACAATGGAACTAACTACTATTCAACGTCGGAATTCGATGAGGAATCTGAGGCCGATTTATTCGAAATCATCTTGGACAGTAATGGAAGATCCCCCAACTCGGTTTTGTAG
- the LOC107905589 gene encoding ethylene-responsive transcription factor RAP2-1 — MELGDCCLTSSPASGEKRKLHRTQQKEKPFRGIRMRKWGKWVAEIREPNKRSRIWLGSYTTPVAAARAYDTAVFYLRGPSARLNFPDLIFQEDELRDISAASIRKKATEVGAKVDALQTSLHHASASSSESSNPTRVFRKPDLNKYPDSSDED, encoded by the coding sequence ATGGAGCTAGGTGATTGTTGTTTAACATCAAGTCCAGCAAGCGGAGAGAAGCGAAAGCTGCATAGGACACAGCAAAAGGAGAAACCATTCAGAGGGATAAGGATGAGGAAGTGGGGAAAGTGGGTCGCTGAAATCAGAGAACCCAACAAGCGGTCCAGGATTTGGCTCGGTTCTTACACCACCCCTGTAGCCGCCGCTCGTGCCTATGACACTGCCGTTTTCTACTTGCGTGGTCCTTCCGCCAGGCTCAACTTCCCTGACCTCATATTCCAAGAAGACGAGCTTAGGGATATCTCAGCCGCTTCCATACGCAAGAAAGCAACCGAGGTGGGGGCTAAAGTCGACGCTTTACAGACCTCACTCCATCATGCTTCTGCTTCATCATCGGAATCATCGAACCCTACTCGAGTTTTCCGTAAACCTGATTTGAACAAGTACCCTGACAGTTCTGATGAAGATTGA
- the LOC107905588 gene encoding WUSCHEL-related homeobox 4, which translates to MKVHQLARGFWEHEPSLSLGCKRLRPLAPKLQQHTSSTDTVSSFDLKSFIRPESGPRKLGPSDQKRDSPQVETHPGGTRWNPTQEQIGILEMLYRGGMRTPNAQQIEKITAQLGKYGKIEGKNVFYWFQNHKARERQKMKRNSLGLTNCPRNSPPITTITLDTRMEIMERSDEDSPYKRKCKSWSFEYLDEQSISPCKEQENRTLELFPLHPEGR; encoded by the exons ATGAAGGTGCATCAGTTGGCACGTGGATTCTGGGAGCACGAACCATCTCTCTCCCTTGGCTGTAAGCGCTTACGCCCTCTCGCTCCCAAGTTACAGCAGCACACCTCCTCCACTGATACCGTCTCCTCTTTCGATCTTAAGAGCTTCATTCGACCCGAAAGTGGCCCTAGAAAGCTTGGCCCCTCTGACCAGAAGCGAGATTCTCCTCAG GTGGAAACGCACCCTGGTGGTACGCGATGGAATCCTACGCAAGAACAGATAGGGATTTTAGAGATGCTGTATAGAGGTGGGATGCGAACTCCAAATGCACAGCAAATAGAAAAAATCACTGCGCAGCTAGGGAAATACGGCAAGATCGAAGGCAAAAACGTTTTCTACTGGTTCCAAAACCACAAAGCACGCGAGAGACAGAAGATGAAGCGCAACAGCCTTGGCCTTACCAATTGTCCCAGAAACTCACCTCCCATTACTACCATAACTTTGGATACTAGG ATGGAAATAATGGAAAGATCAGATGAGGATAGTCCATATAAGAGGAAGTGCAAGAGCTGGTCATTTGAGTACTTGGATGAACAAAGCATATCCCCATGTAAAGAGCAGGAAAACAGAACTCTGGAGCTATTCCCATTGCACCCGGAAGGCAGATGA
- the LOC107905590 gene encoding uncharacterized protein, producing the protein MWSLRSEMQDKFGFVNNISSNYIKGKQKEFVERQETTAVLGKGHVIWVLTRGKLQHNNGFRIIFSFINNIVLYVWLIYVGGQAALYVYLELDQWTVVEYGC; encoded by the exons atgtggagtttgcggtCTGAAATGCAAGACAAATTTGGATTTGtaaataacatttcaagcaaTTACATAAAAGGGAAACAGAAAGAATTTGTTGAAAGGCAAGAAACGACAGCGGTGTTAGGAAAG GGGCATGTAATATGGGTATTAACAAGAGGGAAACTGCAGCACAATAATGGGTTTAGAATCATTTTCTCTTTCATCAACAATATAGTACTGTATGTGTGGCTCATCTATGTTGGTGGACAAGCCGCTCTGTATGTGTATCTTGAACTTGATCAATGGACAGTAGTGGAATATGGTTGCtga